The following are encoded in a window of Lactobacillus acidophilus genomic DNA:
- a CDS encoding DUF871 domain-containing protein, with product MLGFSVYLGHDLTSEDYNYLLTMRNSGFAYVFTQLVVADTAKEIILKRLNNLTNWCQKLDLKIIADVSEKVLQNLDININSVEQIKNLNLTGIRVDDGFSMEMIAKLSKEMPIVLNASTITQEDIDNLKYSNANFEKLMAGHNFYPRPETGLEAHWMQERNEWLHKYDLKTAAFIAGNGKLRGPLFAGLPTLEKQRYENPLAAILELRKYGCDNVFVGDPQITRDAIESITNYEKEKAITLHIDTDVSELLENKWHNRPDVARDVVRLKESREKRFLPTFPQDNVYARPKGSVTMDNNLYQRYEGEIQITKRDLPRNEKINVLAQVKDYDLPLLDYIGSNTQVIFRKVNKEE from the coding sequence ATGTTAGGATTTTCTGTTTATCTTGGACACGATTTAACGTCTGAAGATTACAATTACTTATTAACAATGCGAAACAGTGGATTTGCATATGTTTTTACACAACTTGTAGTTGCTGATACAGCTAAGGAAATTATTTTAAAACGACTTAATAATTTAACTAATTGGTGTCAAAAATTAGATTTAAAGATAATTGCTGATGTATCAGAGAAAGTTTTACAAAATTTAGATATTAACATTAATAGTGTTGAGCAGATTAAAAATTTAAATTTAACAGGAATTCGTGTGGATGATGGCTTTTCAATGGAAATGATTGCTAAGTTATCAAAAGAAATGCCAATAGTGTTAAATGCTAGCACGATTACCCAGGAAGACATTGATAATTTAAAGTATAGTAATGCCAATTTTGAAAAGTTGATGGCAGGTCATAATTTTTATCCGCGTCCTGAAACAGGTCTTGAAGCACATTGGATGCAAGAAAGAAATGAATGGCTGCACAAGTATGACTTAAAAACTGCGGCATTTATTGCGGGAAATGGCAAATTGCGTGGACCATTGTTTGCTGGGTTGCCAACGTTGGAAAAGCAAAGATACGAAAATCCATTAGCTGCAATTTTGGAATTGAGAAAATATGGCTGTGATAATGTTTTTGTAGGAGATCCTCAAATTACCAGGGATGCGATTGAATCAATTACCAATTATGAAAAAGAAAAAGCGATCACACTTCATATTGATACCGATGTGTCAGAATTATTAGAAAATAAATGGCATAATAGGCCTGATGTGGCTAGGGATGTCGTAAGATTGAAGGAAAGCAGAGAAAAACGCTTTTTGCCAACTTTTCCACAAGATAATGTCTATGCACGTCCTAAGGGGAGCGTGACAATGGATAATAATTTATATCAACGTTATGAAGGTGAAATTCAGATTACTAAGCGCGATTTACCACGCAATGAAAAAATTAATGTCTTAGCACAAGTGAAGGATTATGATTTGCCGTTGTTAGATTACATTGGCTCAAATACACAAGTAATCTTTAGAAAAGTAAATAAAGAAGAATAA